In a genomic window of Mucilaginibacter sp. KACC 22063:
- a CDS encoding lipid A deacylase LpxR family protein, whose protein sequence is MKKLYTTLFLVLAGTTLLKAQYRTMEAGLQTDNDSYLMQGSDRYYTNGIFIYFRQALPFDEDGKLANKVLGYEVGQKMYNPQSGNINPFSNTDVPAVDINNIDRPFAAYLYAGGTYNLLYKNQSNLKFGVQLGFIGSKAQGKQAQDFIHNTFGFYPPFGWDHQIKGGFKATLTGEYNRMLIREPIFDINFSSYANLGNAFTGLGFGPLFRIGRTNKLFNSVSTQSTVMNRNGIKANDQEFFLYYKPMVNLVGYNGTIQSKSGEIPSKIDLTQDPAILSQLEVAGTPKRVIISNQVGAAFNSGDRWTIDLSATFITKETKEILRSQQWGSVTVMYHFN, encoded by the coding sequence ATGAAAAAACTTTATACTACGCTATTCTTAGTTTTAGCCGGCACCACCTTACTTAAAGCACAATACCGTACTATGGAAGCGGGATTGCAAACGGATAACGATTCATACCTGATGCAAGGATCAGACCGGTATTATACCAATGGCATTTTTATCTATTTCAGGCAAGCTTTACCGTTTGATGAAGATGGCAAACTGGCTAACAAGGTTTTGGGTTATGAAGTAGGCCAAAAGATGTATAACCCACAGTCGGGCAATATAAACCCATTTTCCAATACGGATGTTCCTGCTGTTGATATTAATAACATCGACCGTCCGTTTGCAGCTTATTTATATGCGGGCGGTACTTATAACCTTTTGTATAAAAATCAAAGCAACTTAAAATTCGGGGTACAATTAGGTTTTATTGGCAGCAAGGCACAAGGTAAACAGGCTCAGGATTTTATACATAATACCTTTGGATTTTATCCGCCTTTTGGATGGGATCATCAAATAAAAGGTGGCTTTAAGGCTACCCTTACCGGCGAATACAACCGCATGCTGATCAGGGAGCCAATATTTGATATCAATTTTAGCTCTTATGCCAATTTGGGTAATGCCTTTACAGGATTAGGTTTTGGCCCATTATTCCGCATAGGAAGAACCAACAAACTTTTTAATTCAGTATCTACACAAAGCACGGTGATGAACCGTAATGGTATAAAAGCGAATGACCAGGAGTTCTTTTTATATTATAAGCCAATGGTGAATTTGGTGGGATATAACGGCACAATTCAAAGCAAATCAGGTGAGATACCTTCAAAGATCGACCTAACGCAAGACCCTGCAATTTTAAGCCAGTTGGAGGTAGCAGGTACGCCAAAAAGGGTGATTATCAGTAACCAAGTCGGTGCAGCATTTAATAGCGGCGACAGGTGGACAATTGATCTGTCAGCTACTTTTATCACCAAGGAGACTAAAGAAATATTACGCTCGCAACAGTGGGGTTCGGTAACCGTAATGTATCACTTTAATTAA
- a CDS encoding tetratricopeptide repeat protein, whose amino-acid sequence MRLPVLFLALMITSVKYSHAQNAYVKLGQQALMEGDFKVAVQRLERACIIDSTNADALWMLGYSYYHSENFKKSVSVYSRVIALKPADPSAYYYRARAKSKLGKDNNISYQDKEKYLLGAIVDFTKAINTDADPGDLDKYFQNRGIAYREYAIFKLDASSKAYDKNRGINALKASIADLEKVLNGNPSRSDIASLLDISKEKLATAQGHH is encoded by the coding sequence ATGAGGTTACCGGTACTATTCCTGGCTTTGATGATAACTTCGGTTAAGTACTCGCATGCGCAAAATGCTTACGTTAAGTTAGGGCAGCAGGCGTTAATGGAGGGTGATTTTAAGGTTGCAGTACAGCGACTGGAGAGAGCCTGCATTATAGATTCGACCAATGCTGACGCGCTATGGATGCTTGGTTACTCTTATTATCACAGTGAAAACTTCAAAAAATCTGTTTCTGTATATTCAAGGGTCATTGCGCTGAAGCCTGCCGATCCCAGCGCTTATTATTACCGCGCACGTGCCAAAAGTAAGTTAGGCAAAGACAACAATATATCTTACCAGGATAAAGAGAAATATTTGTTAGGCGCTATTGTTGATTTTACAAAAGCCATAAACACAGATGCTGATCCCGGTGATTTGGATAAATATTTCCAGAACCGTGGAATTGCATACAGGGAATATGCCATATTTAAACTGGATGCTTCATCAAAGGCGTACGATAAAAACAGGGGCATTAATGCTCTTAAAGCTTCAATTGCCGATTTGGAGAAAGTGCTCAACGGTAACCCGTCGCGTAGTGACATTGCCTCGCTGCTTGATATTTCCAAAGAAAAACTTGCCACAGCACAGGGGCACCACTAA
- the lon gene encoding endopeptidase La: MSYDPFDFKSALPVINEDSEFFPLMSTEDEEEMNNELMPEVLPILPLRNTVLFPGVVIPITVGRDKSIKLIKDANKGNRIIGVVSQQDVSIEDPNFDQLNKTGTTALIVKMLQMPDGNTTVILQGKKRFHLKEEIQSDPYIKASIEPFDEIKPKADKAFKAMVSSIKDLAMSIIQLSPNIPTEAGIAIKNIESISFLINFISSNMNAEMDVKQRMLETVNLGERAQLLLEHLTTELQMLELKNQIQSKVRTDLDKQQRDYFLNQQLKTIQEELGGNTPDLEMENLRERALKKKWSKEVSTHFNKEMDKLARINPAAADYSVQINYLELLLDLPWNDFTKDNFDLKRAQKILDKDHFGLEKVKQRIIEYLAVLKLKHDMKAPILCLVGPPGVGKTSLGKSIAKALGRKYVRMALGGVRDEAEIRGHRKTYIGAMPGRVIQSVKKAGAANPVFILDEIDKVGNDFRGDPSSALLEVLDPEQNSTFYDNYVELDFDLSNVMFIATANSLSTIQPALLDRMEIIEVNGYTIEEKIEIAKQHLLPKQREAHGVKPKQVTMKNDVLEKVIEQYTRESGVRSLDKKIGSVVRGVAKNIAMEEPYNPSVSKADVERILGAPIFEKDLYEGNKFAGVVTGLAWTQVGGDILFIEASLSPGKGRLTLTGSLGDVMKESATIALAYLRAHSSLFNIDQRLFDQWDVHIHVPAGATPKDGPSAGVTMLTALTSAFTQRKVKPNLAMTGEITLRGRVLPVGGIKEKILAAKRADIKDIILCQSNKKDILEIKEDYIKDLKFHYVTEMREVIDLALLKDKVEEAIDLTVKEDPKPVLN, from the coding sequence ATGAGCTACGATCCGTTTGATTTTAAAAGTGCATTACCGGTTATAAACGAAGATTCTGAGTTTTTTCCGTTAATGTCAACTGAGGACGAAGAGGAAATGAACAACGAGCTGATGCCCGAAGTTCTGCCTATTCTTCCGCTTCGTAATACGGTGCTGTTCCCGGGCGTGGTTATTCCAATAACTGTTGGTCGCGATAAATCTATTAAACTAATTAAGGATGCCAATAAAGGCAACCGCATTATAGGGGTGGTATCACAACAAGATGTGAGTATCGAAGACCCTAATTTTGATCAGCTTAATAAAACAGGCACTACAGCATTAATTGTAAAAATGCTGCAAATGCCCGATGGTAATACCACCGTTATTTTACAGGGAAAAAAACGCTTCCATTTAAAAGAAGAAATACAAAGCGACCCGTACATCAAAGCATCAATCGAGCCGTTTGATGAAATAAAACCCAAAGCAGATAAGGCTTTTAAGGCTATGGTGTCTTCTATTAAGGATCTGGCTATGAGCATTATTCAGCTTTCGCCAAATATCCCTACTGAAGCGGGTATTGCTATAAAAAACATTGAAAGTATTTCGTTTCTGATCAACTTCATTTCGTCAAATATGAATGCCGAAATGGATGTTAAACAGCGCATGCTGGAAACAGTTAACCTGGGCGAACGGGCACAATTACTATTGGAGCACTTGACCACCGAGCTGCAGATGCTGGAATTAAAGAACCAGATCCAGTCTAAGGTACGTACAGACCTTGATAAACAGCAGCGCGATTACTTCCTTAATCAGCAATTAAAAACCATCCAGGAAGAACTTGGCGGTAACACGCCTGACCTGGAAATGGAGAACTTGCGCGAAAGGGCTTTAAAAAAGAAATGGAGTAAAGAGGTAAGCACCCACTTTAATAAAGAGATGGATAAGCTGGCACGTATCAATCCCGCCGCTGCAGATTACTCTGTACAAATCAATTATCTTGAACTGTTGCTCGACCTGCCATGGAATGATTTTACCAAGGACAATTTCGATCTTAAACGTGCGCAAAAAATACTTGACAAAGATCACTTCGGGCTTGAAAAAGTAAAACAGCGTATCATCGAATACCTTGCCGTGTTAAAACTTAAGCACGACATGAAAGCGCCTATCCTTTGCCTTGTTGGCCCTCCGGGTGTAGGTAAAACTTCATTAGGTAAATCAATAGCTAAGGCTTTAGGCCGTAAATATGTGCGTATGGCCTTAGGTGGCGTACGTGATGAAGCCGAGATCCGTGGTCACCGTAAAACATACATAGGCGCTATGCCTGGCCGAGTGATACAGTCAGTTAAAAAAGCTGGTGCTGCTAACCCGGTATTCATATTGGATGAGATTGATAAGGTAGGTAATGATTTCAGAGGGGATCCTTCATCTGCCCTTTTAGAGGTACTCGACCCGGAACAGAACAGCACGTTTTATGATAACTATGTGGAGCTTGACTTCGACCTGTCGAACGTGATGTTCATCGCTACAGCCAACTCTCTTTCTACCATACAGCCTGCCTTGTTAGACCGTATGGAGATCATTGAAGTAAATGGCTATACCATTGAAGAGAAAATTGAGATTGCAAAACAACATTTACTGCCTAAACAACGGGAAGCACATGGCGTAAAACCTAAACAGGTGACCATGAAAAACGATGTTTTAGAAAAAGTAATTGAGCAATATACCCGCGAATCGGGTGTACGTTCGCTTGATAAAAAGATAGGATCGGTTGTTCGGGGTGTTGCTAAAAATATTGCCATGGAAGAGCCTTACAATCCATCGGTAAGCAAAGCTGACGTAGAACGCATTTTAGGTGCGCCTATTTTTGAAAAGGACCTTTACGAGGGCAACAAGTTTGCAGGTGTAGTAACAGGTTTAGCATGGACCCAAGTTGGCGGTGATATACTATTTATAGAAGCCAGCCTTAGCCCTGGTAAAGGACGCTTAACCTTAACCGGTAGCTTGGGCGATGTGATGAAAGAGTCGGCAACCATTGCACTTGCATACCTGCGTGCGCATTCTTCATTATTTAATATAGATCAGCGTTTGTTTGACCAGTGGGATGTGCACATTCACGTACCTGCAGGTGCAACACCAAAAGACGGCCCATCGGCTGGTGTAACCATGTTGACCGCACTTACTTCGGCATTTACCCAGCGTAAGGTAAAACCTAACTTGGCCATGACCGGCGAAATCACCCTTCGCGGACGTGTGTTGCCTGTAGGTGGTATCAAAGAGAAGATCCTTGCAGCCAAACGGGCAGATATCAAGGATATCATCCTATGCCAATCAAACAAAAAAGACATCTTAGAAATTAAGGAAGATTACATTAAGGACCTTAAATTCCATTATGTAACTGAGATGCGCGAAGTAATCGACTTAGCGTTACTAAAAGACAAAGTGGAAGAAGCAATTGATCTGACCGTTAAGGAAGATCCAAAGCCGGTACTCAATTAA
- the cmk gene encoding (d)CMP kinase, whose protein sequence is MSNNIVVAIDGYSSCGKSTLAKALAKKLHFIYVDSGAMYRAVTLYLIRKNIDVKDEEAVKAVLADIHLNFHARDYQTHILLNDEEVSDEIRLMPVSENVSAVAALRSVRHEMVKQQQRMGRSKNIVMDGRDIGTTVFPNAQVKLFMTADPKVRAERRFKELQPTHPEITLEEVFENIAHRDFLDTTRKESPLVRADDAIILDNTNLTPEQQLDFALTKLEPFLKAQDR, encoded by the coding sequence ATGAGCAATAACATTGTAGTAGCCATAGATGGTTATTCATCTTGCGGAAAAAGCACCTTAGCTAAAGCCTTAGCCAAAAAACTCCATTTTATTTACGTTGATAGCGGTGCCATGTACCGGGCAGTTACCCTTTACTTGATACGAAAAAACATTGATGTTAAAGATGAAGAGGCTGTTAAAGCTGTACTTGCAGATATCCATCTGAACTTCCACGCCCGCGATTATCAGACACATATTTTGCTTAATGATGAGGAAGTGTCTGACGAAATCCGCCTGATGCCCGTTTCAGAAAACGTGAGTGCCGTTGCTGCTTTAAGAAGTGTAAGGCACGAAATGGTAAAACAGCAGCAACGCATGGGCCGTTCGAAAAACATTGTGATGGATGGCCGCGATATAGGTACTACCGTGTTCCCTAATGCCCAGGTAAAACTCTTTATGACTGCCGATCCGAAAGTACGTGCAGAACGCCGCTTTAAAGAACTGCAGCCTACACATCCTGAGATCACTTTAGAGGAAGTTTTTGAGAACATCGCCCATCGTGATTTCCTGGATACTACCCGTAAAGAAAGCCCGCTTGTTCGTGCCGACGATGCCATTATCTTAGATAATACCAATCTTACGCCAGAGCAGCAATTGGATTTTGCATTAACGAAGCTCGAGCCTTTTCTTAAAGCTCAAGACCGATAG
- a CDS encoding deoxycytidylate deaminase, translated as MKLSFDHIFMNLATDLAKRSHCVKAQVGAVLAKDTRIISIGYNGPPSGTHNCDEEWPEAGCPRDARGSCSLALHAEENAILYAVKNGARLEGATMYTTLSPCLPCARLIFSAGISKVYFRHSYAEYKGLPSDEGVDFLNHFGVKAMKFDDETIGLEL; from the coding sequence ATGAAACTAAGTTTCGATCACATATTCATGAATCTGGCTACTGACCTGGCTAAGCGCAGCCATTGCGTTAAGGCACAGGTTGGGGCAGTACTGGCAAAAGATACACGTATCATTTCAATAGGTTATAACGGGCCGCCATCTGGCACGCATAATTGCGACGAAGAATGGCCTGAAGCCGGTTGCCCGCGCGATGCACGGGGAAGTTGCTCATTGGCGCTTCACGCTGAAGAAAATGCCATACTTTATGCAGTGAAGAACGGTGCAAGGTTGGAAGGGGCAACGATGTACACTACACTTTCGCCGTGTTTACCATGCGCAAGACTTATTTTTTCTGCAGGTATTTCAAAAGTTTACTTTCGCCATTCATATGCCGAATACAAAGGCCTGCCAAGTGACGAAGGGGTTGATTTTCTGAATCACTTTGGTGTGAAGGCAATGAAATTCGACGATGAAACTATCGGTCTTGAGCTTTAA
- the arfB gene encoding alternative ribosome rescue aminoacyl-tRNA hydrolase ArfB: MNFTKADLLRETNFKASRSGGKGGQNVNKVSTKVEIAFDVRSSVLFNEGEKQLLLSKLANRLNKDGEVQVICDEERSQYLNREKAIEKLYHLLHKAFEKPKPRKPTKISKAVKAARADNKRLQSAKKETRKRNFDY, from the coding sequence ATGAATTTTACTAAAGCAGATTTACTGCGCGAAACAAACTTTAAAGCTTCAAGGAGCGGGGGGAAAGGCGGACAAAACGTTAATAAAGTTTCTACCAAAGTAGAAATAGCGTTTGATGTGCGTTCGTCTGTGTTATTTAATGAAGGGGAGAAGCAATTGCTGTTAAGTAAATTAGCGAACCGTTTAAATAAAGATGGCGAGGTGCAGGTAATCTGCGACGAGGAGCGAAGCCAATACCTTAACCGCGAAAAAGCAATCGAAAAACTTTATCATCTGTTGCATAAAGCCTTTGAAAAGCCTAAGCCAAGAAAGCCTACTAAAATAAGCAAGGCAGTAAAAGCTGCACGTGCAGATAACAAACGCTTACAATCGGCTAAAAAAGAAACCCGTAAACGAAACTTCGACTATTAA